The following proteins come from a genomic window of Thiothrix winogradskyi:
- the modA gene encoding molybdate ABC transporter substrate-binding protein has product MMMKLFKQTLLAAAIACSTASAWADDLKIAAAADLKFALEEIKTAYVAANPADKVDITFGSSGKLSTQVEQGAPFDLFFSADIKYPKQLAAAKQAASEVKPYAVGRIVLWSNTHDASKLTLENLTEDKFKHIAIADPSHAPYGKRAEEALTASKLWDTVKPKLVYGENISQTAQFVESGNADIGIIALSLALNPELSKQGSYYLIEDKLHEPLEQAFIVTAHGKDNAAAQRFADYMQAPEARQMMVKYGFVLPGEGADTAGKPATDKPATTSAQ; this is encoded by the coding sequence ATGATGATGAAACTGTTCAAACAAACCCTGCTTGCCGCTGCGATTGCTTGCAGCACTGCCAGTGCGTGGGCAGACGACCTGAAAATTGCCGCCGCCGCTGACCTCAAGTTCGCGCTGGAAGAGATCAAGACCGCTTACGTGGCTGCCAACCCCGCTGACAAGGTGGACATCACCTTCGGCTCATCTGGCAAACTCAGCACCCAAGTCGAACAGGGCGCACCGTTTGACCTGTTCTTTTCCGCCGACATCAAATACCCCAAACAACTGGCAGCAGCCAAACAAGCTGCTTCCGAGGTGAAACCCTATGCCGTGGGGCGGATTGTGTTGTGGAGCAATACCCACGATGCCAGCAAACTGACGCTGGAAAACCTCACCGAAGACAAATTCAAGCACATTGCGATTGCCGACCCTTCGCACGCGCCGTATGGCAAACGTGCCGAAGAAGCCCTCACTGCCAGCAAACTGTGGGATACGGTCAAGCCTAAACTGGTCTACGGTGAAAACATCTCGCAAACCGCCCAGTTCGTGGAATCCGGCAATGCTGACATTGGCATCATCGCCCTGTCACTGGCACTGAACCCGGAACTGTCCAAGCAAGGGAGCTACTATTTGATCGAGGACAAGCTGCATGAACCGCTGGAGCAAGCCTTCATCGTCACTGCCCACGGCAAGGATAATGCGGCTGCCCAACGCTTTGCCGATTACATGCAAGCCCCCGAAGCCCGCCAGATGATGGTGAAATACGGCTTTGTACTGCCGGGTGAAGGCGCGGATACGGCTGGTAAACCAGCGACTGACAAACCTGCCACCACGAGTGCGCAATAA
- the soxA gene encoding sulfur oxidation c-type cytochrome SoxA, whose translation MTKKYLTALCGLLLSGVVLAEDANVDAYREMTYGDRDANPGLLVVDRGEELFKEKRGPKNASLEQCDFGLGAGKVEGAYAQLPRYFKDVDKVQDAESRLLHCMVELQGFDAKELKQKAFADQRLNEDNTDLEALTTYIASKSDGMKINAPSDHPKEQEAIKVGEELFWHRYGPMDFACATCHSADNARIRLQPLVNAYNKEGIQKTVGGWPTYRVSHGVVRTMQHRMWDCHWQMRLPDADYGSPLTTSIIAFLTSQAKDGTMVQPGMSR comes from the coding sequence ATGACAAAAAAATACTTAACTGCCCTGTGTGGGCTGCTATTGAGTGGTGTTGTCTTGGCAGAAGATGCCAATGTCGATGCCTACCGTGAAATGACCTACGGCGACCGCGATGCTAACCCCGGCCTGCTAGTGGTTGACCGAGGCGAGGAATTGTTCAAAGAAAAGCGTGGCCCAAAAAATGCTTCACTGGAACAATGCGATTTTGGTTTAGGTGCTGGCAAAGTGGAAGGTGCATACGCGCAACTGCCACGCTATTTTAAGGATGTTGACAAGGTGCAGGATGCCGAATCCCGCCTGCTGCACTGCATGGTGGAATTGCAAGGTTTTGATGCCAAGGAACTCAAGCAAAAAGCCTTTGCCGATCAGCGCCTCAATGAAGATAACACCGACCTTGAAGCCCTGACCACTTACATTGCCAGCAAATCCGATGGCATGAAAATCAACGCGCCATCAGACCACCCCAAGGAACAGGAAGCCATCAAAGTCGGTGAGGAACTGTTCTGGCATCGCTATGGGCCGATGGACTTTGCCTGTGCCACCTGCCATTCCGCCGACAATGCCCGCATCCGCCTGCAACCGCTGGTCAACGCTTACAACAAGGAAGGTATCCAGAAAACCGTCGGTGGCTGGCCAACCTACCGGGTTTCCCACGGGGTAGTACGTACCATGCAGCACCGCATGTGGGACTGCCACTGGCAGATGCGCCTGCCGGATGCGGACTACGGTTCACCACTGACCACTTCCATCATCGCTTTCCTGACCAGTCAGGCGAAGGATGGCACGATGGTTCAACCCGGCATGTCACGCTAA
- a CDS encoding MerR family transcriptional regulator: MGDNLTIGKLAKIAGVNVETIRYYQRRGLLLEPPKSTNGQRHYPASCATHLQFIKRAQQLGFSLSEITQLLQLEQAGDCRETHALATHKLSLIRQKIADLQTMQQALETLIEACEKRPDATIGCPILLKLTG; this comes from the coding sequence ATGGGTGATAACTTAACCATCGGCAAATTAGCCAAAATAGCGGGGGTGAATGTGGAAACCATTCGCTATTACCAACGCCGTGGCTTGTTGCTTGAGCCACCCAAGTCCACTAACGGGCAACGCCATTACCCTGCTAGTTGTGCCACACACCTGCAATTCATCAAACGGGCACAACAGTTGGGTTTCAGCCTGTCGGAAATCACTCAGTTACTTCAGCTCGAACAAGCCGGTGATTGTCGGGAAACCCATGCTTTGGCAACCCATAAGTTAAGCCTGATCCGGCAAAAAATTGCTGACTTGCAGACCATGCAACAGGCTCTGGAAACCTTGATCGAGGCGTGTGAAAAACGTCCTGATGCCACGATAGGTTGTCCAATTCTGTTAAAATTGACTGGCTAA
- a CDS encoding sulfurtransferase: MTVFLKRISTALLLLSVFLLSPAWAEGRDFLVDADWLAAEKEKNKNLVILEARYHPHRFYTVGHIEGAVQVQRFKDLGDNLAKPIMRFPSKEKFEKTLRSWGVNNDSTIVLYDDSSTALVARLYGTLELFGYDMSKVKILDGGTIGWTGFNELTKEPTPTPKEGNVTLKDPNPDMLVEWMDVYDDVVSRRDEKVVLVDARPADMYNGKTIRHAVQGGHIPGALNIVSLDGTDGQSQSWKSAEDLEAMYKDIPKDKTVYLYCHDGFRMSLGFLQLRSLGFKDVRFVNGGWSAWDGAMTLPIVQGDKPYDEDYSL; encoded by the coding sequence ATGACTGTATTCCTGAAACGTATCAGCACCGCACTGTTGCTGTTGAGCGTGTTTTTGCTATCGCCCGCATGGGCTGAAGGGCGTGATTTTCTGGTGGATGCCGATTGGCTGGCAGCCGAAAAGGAGAAAAACAAGAATCTGGTAATTCTTGAAGCCCGTTACCACCCACACCGTTTCTACACCGTCGGGCATATCGAAGGCGCAGTACAAGTGCAACGCTTCAAAGACTTGGGCGACAACCTCGCCAAACCGATCATGCGCTTCCCCAGCAAGGAAAAATTCGAGAAAACTCTGCGTTCATGGGGCGTGAACAACGATTCTACCATCGTGCTGTACGATGATTCCAGCACCGCACTGGTTGCCCGCCTGTATGGCACGCTGGAACTGTTCGGCTATGACATGAGCAAGGTGAAAATCCTCGACGGCGGCACGATTGGCTGGACAGGTTTCAACGAACTTACCAAAGAGCCAACACCCACCCCGAAAGAAGGCAATGTCACCCTGAAAGACCCCAACCCTGACATGCTGGTGGAGTGGATGGATGTGTACGACGACGTAGTGTCACGCCGCGATGAAAAAGTGGTACTGGTCGATGCACGTCCAGCGGATATGTACAACGGCAAAACCATCCGCCACGCGGTGCAAGGTGGGCATATCCCCGGTGCGCTGAATATCGTCAGCCTTGACGGTACGGACGGGCAAAGCCAAAGCTGGAAATCCGCCGAAGACCTCGAAGCCATGTACAAAGACATCCCCAAAGACAAAACCGTGTACCTGTATTGCCACGACGGTTTCCGCATGAGTCTGGGTTTCCTGCAATTGCGCAGTCTGGGTTTCAAAGACGTGCGTTTCGTCAATGGCGGTTGGAGTGCATGGGATGGCGCAATGACCCTGCCGATCGTGCAAGGCGACAAACCGTATGACGAAGACTATTCACTGTAA
- the soxX gene encoding sulfur oxidation c-type cytochrome SoxX: MKRTVLLAAVVTAIAATAGVYAEDKAGEDVSAVVEQQIATGFQQGDNQDQSRLTQDETLKTCSTTRNKPSEAEAKAIMEREKATIKYPEGGKMLGDWEKGKTIFTDGFAMRIGRIEPDKADKVRGGNCYACHAADPKEVAAGNLGLSLTNFGKNRGNTEETVKYAYEKIYNAQAFVACSNMPRLGHNGILTPEQIADVVAFLVDPASPVNK; this comes from the coding sequence ATGAAACGTACAGTATTACTGGCTGCGGTGGTGACAGCCATTGCCGCAACCGCAGGCGTTTATGCCGAAGACAAGGCGGGTGAAGATGTCAGTGCCGTGGTGGAACAACAAATCGCCACAGGTTTCCAGCAAGGGGATAATCAGGATCAGTCACGCCTAACGCAGGATGAGACACTCAAGACCTGTTCCACTACCCGCAACAAACCCAGTGAAGCCGAAGCCAAGGCGATTATGGAGCGCGAAAAAGCCACCATCAAATACCCGGAAGGCGGCAAAATGCTGGGGGACTGGGAAAAAGGCAAGACCATTTTCACCGACGGTTTTGCCATGCGCATCGGTCGTATTGAGCCAGACAAAGCCGACAAGGTACGCGGTGGCAACTGCTACGCCTGCCATGCGGCTGACCCCAAGGAAGTGGCGGCGGGCAATTTGGGGTTATCCCTGACCAATTTCGGCAAAAACCGGGGCAATACCGAAGAAACCGTCAAATATGCCTACGAAAAAATCTACAACGCACAAGCCTTTGTCGCCTGTTCCAATATGCCGCGTTTGGGGCATAACGGCATCCTGACACCGGAACAGATTGCCGATGTAGTGGCATTTCTGGTTGATCCGGCTTCACCTGTCAACAAGTGA
- the modB gene encoding molybdate ABC transporter permease subunit, with product MDWLPFTAEDWAAIRLTLELSAGATLILLVLGTPLAWWLAQTRSRFKPVVAALVAMPLVLPPTVLGFYLLMLMGPHGWVGQATQALGLGRLPFSFGGMLVASVLFSMPFVVQPLHNAFEGLDKRMLEAAATLRASTLDAFFSVVLPLSRRGFLTASILGFSHTVGEFGVVLMVGGNIPGHTRVVSMQIYNHVESMQYSHAHWLAGLMVAFAFIVLLSMHLMNQKLDVEKAVKT from the coding sequence ATGGATTGGCTGCCTTTTACTGCTGAAGATTGGGCAGCCATCCGCCTGACGCTGGAACTTTCCGCCGGGGCTACCCTGATCCTGTTGGTGTTGGGTACGCCGCTGGCGTGGTGGCTGGCGCAAACCCGTTCCCGCTTCAAGCCCGTGGTGGCTGCACTGGTGGCAATGCCGCTGGTGTTGCCGCCAACGGTACTGGGGTTTTACCTGTTGATGCTGATGGGTCCACATGGTTGGGTGGGGCAAGCTACCCAAGCCTTGGGATTGGGGCGGTTGCCGTTCAGTTTTGGCGGGATGCTGGTGGCTTCGGTGCTGTTTTCCATGCCATTTGTGGTGCAGCCGCTGCACAATGCCTTTGAAGGGCTGGATAAACGGATGCTGGAAGCGGCGGCGACCTTGCGGGCGAGTACGCTGGATGCCTTTTTCAGTGTGGTGTTGCCGTTATCGCGGCGCGGTTTCCTCACCGCCTCGATTCTGGGGTTTTCGCATACCGTCGGTGAATTTGGGGTGGTGTTGATGGTCGGTGGCAATATCCCCGGTCACACGCGGGTGGTTTCCATGCAGATTTACAACCATGTGGAATCCATGCAATACAGCCATGCGCACTGGTTGGCAGGGCTGATGGTGGCGTTTGCCTTCATTGTGCTGCTTTCCATGCACCTGATGAACCAGAAGCTGGATGTGGAAAAGGCGGTGAAAACATGA
- a CDS encoding DUF6691 family protein, with protein MNMVIANNMWLVFLLGIAFGYFLEGSGLSSPRKLNAQFTLRDWAVFKVMFVAIVVAAIGLWLFSTLGWLQADKLKVPTTFWWATATGGALLGAGLSLGGYCPGTSVAGLFSGRLDALFFMLGMVIGAFVFAGAFDALNGFYTAAKGVEKQTLAQLFGLPVWVVLLGLAGLAATGFWLGNRWEAKHHGVISAATLQHP; from the coding sequence ATGAACATGGTAATTGCAAACAATATGTGGCTGGTATTCCTGCTCGGTATTGCCTTTGGCTATTTTCTCGAAGGCTCAGGGTTAAGCAGCCCGCGTAAGCTGAATGCACAGTTCACCCTGCGTGACTGGGCGGTTTTCAAAGTGATGTTTGTTGCCATTGTGGTGGCTGCCATCGGTTTATGGTTGTTCAGTACCTTGGGGTGGTTGCAGGCTGACAAGTTGAAAGTGCCAACCACCTTCTGGTGGGCAACCGCAACAGGTGGCGCATTGCTGGGTGCGGGGTTGTCACTGGGCGGCTATTGCCCCGGCACATCGGTGGCAGGCTTGTTCAGCGGGCGGCTGGATGCACTGTTTTTCATGCTGGGAATGGTCATCGGTGCATTTGTATTCGCTGGCGCGTTTGATGCACTGAATGGTTTCTATACCGCTGCCAAAGGGGTAGAGAAACAGACCTTGGCGCAATTATTCGGCTTGCCAGTGTGGGTGGTACTGCTAGGGCTGGCAGGATTGGCAGCAACAGGTTTCTGGTTGGGCAACCGCTGGGAAGCCAAACACCACGGTGTCATTAGTGCGGCTACGCTGCAACACCCGTAA
- a CDS encoding heavy-metal-associated domain-containing protein, which translates to MYRFITCLWMSAGLLWSVSVDADTLETTTLAVSNMTCSLCPITIKKALSAVEGVDEVTMDLATKTAQISYNPEKTTVETLVQATTQAGFPSTPQTAPTQ; encoded by the coding sequence ATGTATCGCTTTATCACTTGTTTATGGATGAGTGCCGGATTGCTCTGGTCGGTGTCTGTTGATGCGGATACGCTGGAAACAACCACGCTGGCAGTCAGCAATATGACCTGTTCGCTGTGTCCGATCACCATTAAAAAAGCCTTGAGTGCTGTTGAGGGGGTCGATGAAGTCACGATGGATTTGGCAACCAAAACTGCCCAAATCAGCTATAACCCTGAAAAAACCACCGTGGAAACCTTGGTACAGGCAACCACACAAGCGGGTTTTCCATCCACCCCTCAAACTGCCCCAACCCAATAG
- the modC gene encoding molybdenum ABC transporter ATP-binding protein: MIEARFHLQFADFTLATDLHLPGSGVTALFGHSGSGKTTLLRCIAGLQRPDNGFLQVRGQVWQDSANGVFLPTHQRPLGYVFQEASLFPHLTARKNMDYGRKRAAQSTNDDELAAIVDMLGIEHLLDKIPAQLSGGERQRVGIARALALKPQVLLMDEPLAALDLKRKQEILPFLERLHRELDIPILYVTHSPQEVTRLADHLVVLEAGKVLASGALAETLTRLDSPLAEGKQASSVLEVRVCGHEPEFHLSQVQFAGGILHIPYQQAAAVDTPLRVRVYARDVSLTLRQPEHSSILNVLPAQVTGLAHGQAGQTVVRLNLGGAPLLAHITRKSAVQLGLQVGMAVFVQIKGTAIV; encoded by the coding sequence ATGATCGAAGCGCGTTTTCATTTGCAGTTTGCGGATTTTACGCTGGCAACCGATTTGCACTTGCCGGGGAGCGGGGTAACGGCATTGTTTGGGCATTCTGGCTCTGGCAAAACCACCTTATTGCGTTGCATTGCCGGGTTGCAACGCCCGGACAATGGTTTCCTGCAAGTGCGCGGGCAGGTGTGGCAAGACAGCGCGAACGGCGTGTTTTTGCCGACGCACCAACGCCCCTTGGGGTATGTGTTTCAGGAAGCCAGCCTGTTCCCGCATCTGACCGCCCGCAAGAATATGGATTACGGGCGCAAACGTGCCGCGCAATCCACCAATGATGACGAACTGGCAGCGATTGTGGACATGTTGGGGATTGAACATTTGCTGGACAAAATTCCCGCGCAACTTTCCGGCGGCGAACGCCAGCGGGTCGGTATTGCCCGCGCCCTTGCTCTCAAGCCGCAAGTGCTGCTGATGGATGAACCGCTTGCCGCGCTCGACCTCAAGCGCAAACAGGAAATCCTGCCGTTTCTGGAACGCTTGCACCGCGAACTCGACATTCCGATTTTGTACGTGACGCATTCACCGCAGGAAGTGACCCGGCTTGCCGATCATCTGGTGGTGCTGGAAGCGGGCAAGGTGCTGGCTTCGGGCGCATTGGCAGAAACTCTCACGCGGCTGGATTCACCGCTGGCAGAAGGCAAACAGGCATCCAGCGTGCTGGAGGTGCGTGTGTGCGGGCATGAACCGGAATTCCATCTGAGTCAGGTACAATTTGCGGGCGGTATCTTGCACATACCCTACCAGCAAGCCGCCGCTGTCGATACCCCGTTACGGGTGCGGGTGTATGCGCGGGATGTCAGTCTTACCCTCCGGCAACCGGAACACAGCAGCATCCTCAATGTGCTGCCTGCACAGGTGACAGGGTTGGCACATGGGCAGGCGGGGCAGACGGTCGTGCGCCTGAACCTTGGCGGTGCGCCGCTGTTGGCGCACATTACCCGGAAATCCGCCGTGCAACTGGGTTTGCAGGTGGGGATGGCGGTGTTTGTGCAGATCAAGGGGACTGCGATTGTGTAG
- a CDS encoding MBL fold metallo-hydrolase, with the protein MRYTTTALLFTLCAWVLPAQAFELEAKKVTDKVYALVGDIDQRTKENLGLNNTLGFVITDDGVVLVGSGGTDEAAKLIEASVKKVTDKPIKQVVNTGSQDHHWMGNGYFIAQKIPVMALKRTVDSQEAFKAPNLQRLATALDKKPEDFKPVAADNVVDADTKDFTVGGVAFSLRYLGEAHFPGDAVLWLPDEKTVFAGDIVFNDRMLGLLPETSKVKAWLATFNKLAELKPEHVVPGHGYPSDMATAQKAVGDYLGWLVEEVGKAVTDMEDIGDAVKRLAADTRFDFLKFHKEWNSRNIHQTYMQLEAE; encoded by the coding sequence ATGCGCTATACAACGACCGCGCTCCTGTTCACGCTGTGCGCCTGGGTTCTCCCGGCGCAAGCGTTTGAACTGGAAGCTAAAAAAGTCACTGACAAGGTATACGCCCTCGTCGGCGACATTGACCAACGCACCAAGGAAAACCTCGGTCTCAACAACACCCTCGGCTTTGTCATCACGGATGACGGCGTGGTGCTGGTCGGTTCCGGCGGCACGGATGAAGCCGCCAAACTGATCGAAGCTTCCGTCAAAAAAGTCACCGACAAGCCCATCAAGCAAGTGGTGAACACCGGCTCGCAAGACCACCACTGGATGGGCAACGGTTATTTCATCGCCCAGAAAATCCCGGTGATGGCACTCAAGCGCACCGTAGACAGTCAGGAAGCCTTCAAAGCCCCCAACCTGCAACGGCTGGCAACGGCACTCGACAAAAAGCCGGAAGATTTCAAACCAGTCGCTGCGGATAACGTGGTGGATGCGGACACCAAGGATTTCACCGTGGGCGGCGTAGCCTTCTCCCTGCGCTATCTGGGTGAGGCGCATTTCCCCGGTGATGCCGTGCTGTGGTTGCCGGATGAAAAAACCGTGTTTGCGGGTGACATTGTGTTCAATGACCGGATGCTCGGCTTGTTGCCGGAAACCAGCAAGGTCAAGGCATGGCTGGCAACCTTCAACAAACTGGCGGAACTTAAGCCCGAACACGTCGTACCGGGACATGGCTACCCCAGTGACATGGCAACGGCACAAAAAGCCGTGGGTGATTACCTCGGCTGGCTGGTCGAAGAAGTGGGTAAGGCAGTTACCGACATGGAAGACATTGGTGATGCGGTCAAACGCCTCGCGGCTGACACCCGTTTCGACTTCCTCAAATTCCACAAGGAATGGAACAGCCGCAATATCCACCAAACCTACATGCAGCTAGAAGCTGAATAA
- a CDS encoding sigma-70 family RNA polymerase sigma factor has protein sequence MNCLMQAWNSHERELRAWLRKQLGNTTDAEDMLQDLFLKALRQDKKFCEIDNARAWLFQVARNALADRLRVRREQVELPDDLPAETAEPTPVDTLADCLPRALSELPPEDRDIITQCDLQGMKQDDYAQQHGLSLPGAKSRLQRARKRLKAHLETHCQVHYDDDGKVCCFVPREPSAST, from the coding sequence ATGAACTGCCTGATGCAGGCATGGAACAGCCACGAGCGTGAACTGCGGGCGTGGCTGCGCAAACAACTGGGCAATACCACCGATGCCGAGGACATGCTGCAAGACCTGTTTCTGAAAGCCTTGCGGCAAGACAAAAAGTTCTGCGAAATCGACAATGCGCGGGCATGGCTGTTTCAAGTTGCGCGTAATGCATTAGCAGACCGTTTGCGGGTGCGGCGTGAACAGGTGGAATTGCCCGACGATTTGCCTGCTGAAACCGCTGAACCCACTCCCGTCGATACGCTGGCAGATTGCTTGCCCCGCGCCCTGTCAGAACTTCCCCCCGAAGACCGTGACATCATCACCCAATGCGACCTGCAAGGCATGAAGCAGGACGACTATGCCCAACAGCACGGCTTGAGCCTGCCGGGGGCAAAATCCCGCCTGCAACGCGCCCGCAAACGCCTCAAAGCGCATCTGGAAACCCACTGCCAGGTACATTATGACGATGACGGCAAGGTGTGCTGCTTTGTGCCGCGTGAACCCTCCGCTTCGACATAA
- a CDS encoding YeeE/YedE thiosulfate transporter family protein, whose amino-acid sequence MERVPQTSKPFLSPLVAGVGLGVTLFGMFVVTAHGLGGFGLFRGFAAWLGNAVATSWASANGYFAPLLASGNPLNDWITWETVGIAIGALVGSVLARRFKPHIERGSQVRVGTRLGLALFGGILTGMGAALARGCTSGTGLSGSATLAVAGFVFLLAFFVTGILVSMQTRRLWE is encoded by the coding sequence ATGGAACGAGTACCACAGACTAGCAAACCTTTCCTGTCCCCGTTAGTCGCGGGTGTGGGCTTGGGTGTGACCTTATTTGGCATGTTCGTTGTCACTGCCCACGGCTTGGGTGGATTTGGTTTATTTCGTGGCTTTGCCGCGTGGTTGGGCAATGCAGTTGCCACCTCATGGGCAAGTGCGAACGGGTATTTCGCCCCGCTATTAGCCAGTGGCAACCCCTTGAATGACTGGATTACGTGGGAAACCGTCGGTATCGCTATTGGCGCACTGGTAGGCAGTGTGCTGGCACGCCGCTTCAAACCTCACATTGAGCGTGGCTCACAGGTGCGCGTCGGCACACGTCTGGGGCTGGCACTGTTCGGCGGTATCCTGACCGGAATGGGGGCAGCCTTGGCAAGGGGTTGCACCAGCGGTACGGGCTTATCAGGCAGTGCCACGCTGGCAGTGGCGGGTTTTGTGTTCCTGTTGGCATTTTTTGTCACAGGCATACTGGTGTCCATGCAAACACGGAGGCTTTGGGAATGA
- the soxZ gene encoding thiosulfate oxidation carrier complex protein SoxZ, which produces MSSIKLKAAAKDGSVEVKALMTHPMETGQRKDKKTGELVPAHFIKEIIVTAGDKTILTANWGGSVSKNPYLAFSYAGKAGDKVKLAWTDNKGEKDSAEADVS; this is translated from the coding sequence ATGTCTAGTATCAAACTGAAAGCAGCAGCCAAAGACGGCTCGGTTGAAGTCAAAGCCCTGATGACCCACCCAATGGAAACCGGACAGCGCAAGGATAAAAAAACCGGCGAACTGGTTCCTGCGCATTTCATTAAGGAAATCATTGTCACCGCCGGGGATAAAACCATTCTCACCGCTAACTGGGGCGGCTCTGTTTCCAAAAACCCTTACCTTGCGTTTAGTTATGCAGGCAAAGCCGGTGACAAAGTGAAACTCGCGTGGACTGATAATAAAGGAGAGAAAGACTCTGCTGAAGCCGATGTAAGCTAG
- a CDS encoding GDCCVxC domain-containing (seleno)protein: MNAIILESTLTCPECGFSKQEIMPTDACWFFYECEHCKTLLRPLPGDCCVFCSYGTVKCPPIQEQRGCCTAAGCGSS; this comes from the coding sequence ATGAACGCCATTATCCTCGAATCGACCCTGACTTGCCCGGAATGCGGCTTCAGCAAGCAGGAAATCATGCCCACCGATGCCTGCTGGTTTTTCTACGAATGCGAACACTGCAAAACGCTGTTACGTCCCTTGCCGGGGGATTGCTGCGTGTTTTGTTCTTACGGCACGGTGAAATGCCCGCCGATACAGGAGCAGCGGGGTTGCTGTACGGCTGCGGGCTGTGGTTCGTCTTAA
- a CDS encoding mercuric transporter MerT family protein has protein sequence MKFDEKTSLIASVLAAVGASVCCVGPLVLLALGISGAWISHLTLMEPFRPLFIGLTLLFLALTFYRLYWRPRQCVIGAACADSNVLRRQRWLFWLVTVALLALLAVPLIAPWFY, from the coding sequence GTGAAGTTTGATGAAAAAACCTCGTTAATTGCCAGTGTTCTGGCGGCGGTTGGCGCATCCGTGTGCTGTGTTGGCCCGTTGGTGTTGCTGGCACTCGGCATTAGTGGCGCATGGATTAGCCATCTGACGTTAATGGAGCCATTCCGCCCGCTATTCATCGGCTTGACGCTGCTGTTTCTGGCGTTGACCTTTTACCGCTTATATTGGCGACCACGCCAGTGTGTCATCGGTGCAGCCTGTGCGGATAGTAACGTCTTGCGTCGGCAACGTTGGTTGTTTTGGCTTGTGACCGTTGCTTTGCTGGCATTACTTGCCGTTCCGCTGATTGCCCCTTGGTTTTACTGA
- the soxY gene encoding thiosulfate oxidation carrier protein SoxY: MKRRTFLQGTLAAGAAGMAVSAGLLTPRMVMAEGGGAFDSKSMEDALKTMAVTPEESADIKIKAPEIAENGAVVPVTVTSGVAGTTEISILVDGNPTPLAAMFILGEGAQPEVSTRIKMGKTANVVAIAKAGDKSYTAKQEVKVTIGGCGG; this comes from the coding sequence ATGAAACGTAGAACATTTCTACAAGGCACACTGGCTGCGGGTGCGGCTGGCATGGCAGTTAGCGCAGGTTTGCTGACCCCGCGCATGGTAATGGCAGAAGGCGGCGGCGCATTTGATTCCAAGTCAATGGAAGATGCCCTCAAAACCATGGCAGTTACCCCGGAAGAATCCGCTGACATCAAAATCAAAGCGCCTGAAATCGCTGAAAATGGTGCTGTTGTCCCTGTCACAGTGACATCTGGCGTGGCGGGTACAACCGAAATCAGCATTCTGGTGGACGGTAATCCAACCCCTTTGGCTGCCATGTTCATTCTGGGTGAAGGCGCACAACCGGAAGTTTCCACGCGCATCAAGATGGGCAAAACGGCTAACGTAGTTGCCATTGCTAAAGCCGGTGACAAGTCTTACACCGCCAAGCAGGAAGTCAAAGTCACCATCGGCGGCTGCGGCGGCTAA